In the Williamwhitmania sp. genome, TTTTTGCGCATACTACAGCAGCCCATAGCGCTATTTACCCAAACCATAGGCACAGCACCACAGCCCATCCCGGTAAATATTACGAACGCTCTGCATACCATTGGTTGGGCCGGATTGCTATTTGCACTCTTCATAATTGCACTTTGGATTTTAAGAAGATGGGTAAGCAGCAGTAAGCCTGTGGAGGTTGGTCCCACCTGGGGTTGTGGTTATCCTACCTCGAGCGCTAAGCTGCAGTACACCGCCAACTCCTTTGCCCGAAGCTACTCGAAGCTGGCCAAGCCCATGCTCGACATTGGCAAGAAGGAGATAGCCATCACGGAGGTTTTCCCCTCCAAGAAGCACTACGAAACGCACACCTACGATAAGCTTGAGCGCTACTTTATCGATAAGCTCATTAAGCTGATTAAGGTTGTTACCGGATGGTTCCTATTTCTGCAAAATGGGAGGCTTCAACGGTATATCCTTTATGGCATTCTCTTTATCTCGGGAGTTATTATTATTCCCATTATCATTGAAAAGATTATGATGTTGCTGCACTTTTTAAATAACTTGTAACATGCTGAGCTTTGTTTTAATAGCGCTGGCAAGCCTCTTCTTTACAGGGGTAATCATCCGAACGAAAAGCATAACGGCCGGAAGAAAGGGGCCGGGAATTATGCAGCCCGTAAAGGATGTGATTAGGCTAATGAAAAAGGGTGCGGTTTATAGCCAAACCACCAGCATTGTTTTCCGGCTTGCCCCCGTGGTATATTTTTGCACCGTGGCCATGGCCGCCCTGCTTATTCCATTTGGCTCTAGCCGAGGCGTAATCAGCTTCAACGGCGACTTTATCTTCTTTGCCTACCTGCTGGGTCTCGGGAAGTTCTTCAACATAATTGCCGCCATGGATACCGGTAGCAGTTTCGAGGGGATGGGGGCCAGCCGCGAGGCGCTCTACTCCCTATTTGCCGAGCCTGCCTTTTTTATCATCCTTGGCTCCTACATCACGTATGCCTTGGCTGTTTTGGCGGCGCTGGTGCTGGCCATGATTGCAATGATTGAAAACAGCCGTCTGCCCATCGACGACCCTAAAACCCACCTGGAACTCACCATGGTGCACGAGGTAATGATTCTGGACAACAGTGGCTTCGACCTAGGACTTATTCTCTATGCCGGCTACCTTAAGTTTGCCATTTTTGGAGCCATCATTGCCAACCTCTTTACTGGCGGGATGTCGTTGCTCTGGGCTTTGGTCGTTTTTGTTGGAACGCAGTTCTCCTTTGCCGTGGTAATTGGTCTCATTGAGTCGTTCATGGCTCGCTTTAGGATGAACCATAACGCGCAGTTTATTTTTGCGCTTTCATCCGTTAGCTTTTTGATATTCCTGGGCGTGCTTCTGGTTCTTGGAAAGTTTATTTAAAACAAACAGCGATGACAAATATTCTGCTGATACTATTCATCATTAGCCTTCTATACCTCTCCATTGCCAACAGGTTGGTTACCTATATCCGAGTGCTGGCACTTCAGGGATTCATACTTTTCGGGGTAACCTTTCTGGCATTGGAGGAGATAAACACCCTTAACCTTGTGCTGATACTGCTGGAAACGGTAGTGTTTAAGGCAGTTGCCGTTCCGGTTTTTCTTTCACGGTTAATTAAGCGAAACCACATTACCCGGGAGGCGGAACCCTACCTGCCTAACTTTGTCTCCCTAATTATCACCACGGTGATAGTGGTTGTTACGGTTTTGCTGGCCAACTCCATAAAGGATACCCACGTTGATAAAATATTCTTCATCGTTGCGCTCTCCTCGCTGTTTGCCGGTCTCTACATTATTGCCTCGCGCAAGAAGATTATTACCCACGTAATGGGCTACCTCATCATTGAGAATGGCGTATTTGTTCTCTCTCTGGCGGTGGGTAACGAAATGCCAATGCTGGTGAACCTTGGCGTAATGCTCGATATCTTTGCCAGCGTGCTCATTTTGGGCATCTTCTTAAATAAGATTGGAGACGTGTTTAAGGATGTAAACGTGGACCAGCTCAGTAATTTAAAGGACTATTAATTGTTAGCCACATGACGGGACTATTTTTAACCGGGGCGTATACCATAGGCGGCTTGCTTTTTGTAAACCGCAACAAGCGCATAAACAGCTTGCTCCTCATTGCCTACGAGATTCTGCTGTGGGGCTTTACCATATTTGCCTGCTTCAACTATAAGCATACGGAGCTGGACTACTTCGCCTTCGATTCGTTGGGCATACTCCTGCTGATTACCCTCAGCATTATCAGCATTCCGGCGCTTATTCACAGCCACCTATACATAAGCCGACAGGGCGAAAAGCCACAGAGCCGCAGCATCTACTTTGCGGCGATGGTGGTGCTGCTCACCTCCATTAGCGCTGCTTACCTTGCCAACCATATTGCTGTGGTGTGGATTTTTGCCGAGCTCACCACTTTGAGCGCCTCCGCGCTTATTTACCACCACCGAAATAAGCTGGCGCTGGAGGGAACGTGGAAGTACGTGTTTATATGCGCCATCAGCATCTCGCTGGTGTTTGTGGGTATCCTGTTTTTGAGCTTGTCGCTAAATCAGGCAGGGAACAAAGATTTGTCGTTTGCCAACCTAATGGCGCATAGCCAGGAGCTAAATCCCTTTTGGTTGCGGCTTGCCTTCCTCTTCATTTTTACCGGCTTCACTGCCAAGATTGGTCTAGTTCCCATGTACACTGCCGGCATCGATGCCAAGGACAAGGCGCCCGGACCGGCTGCGGCTATTCTTTCGTCGGTGCTAATGAACATGGGTTTTGTTGCCATATTCCGCACCTATGCCATTCTGGCTCACACCTCGCTCTACCACTGGGCCAACACCATCATTTTTGTGGCCGCCATCCTCTCCATTTTTGTGGCCACCGTTTACATGATGAAGGTGATGAACATCAAGCGCATGTTTGCCTATTCCAGCATTGAGCACATGGGGATAGTGATGTTGGGAGTTGCGGCGGGTGGCATTGGCTTTTATGCTGCCATACTGCACGTAATACTGCACTCCTTTGTAAAAAGCAGCCTCTTTTTCCAATACAACCAGGTTTACCGCGTGTTTCAGGATAAGAACATTTACCACCTTGGGAACTACTTCAAGTATAACCCCACCGGAGCAGTGGTTCTTCTTTTTGGATTTATAAGCGCTACGGCCATGCCACCCTCGGGGCTGTTTGTAAGCGAGTTTCTCATATTCAGGTCACTCTTCGAGGGACAGCACCTTGTTATGTTGCTGGTGGCCCTGCTGCTGCTCACCATTATTATTTGGGCGTTTGGCAAGAATATCCTTAAAATCCTGTTTACCCCTGCTGTTGGTTTCGACGATAGCCACGTTCCGCACATCCGCCCGTTGGAGTCGTTAAGCCAACTTGTTCTGCTCTTTGGCGCCGTTTGGTTGGGCTTGAATCCACCGGCTGCCTTTGTCCATCTCATTCAGGATGCAGTTTCCATTTTACCCATGTAACATGAGCTACCTAACCCTACATAACCAGCAGCGCGTGCCAGTTAGCTCCATTCCGGAGCTGGAGTATGGCGCCTTCTTAACGCAGAACGTGGCGTTGCTCCAGAATAGGCCCGAACGCCACTGCGTTACCTACTTTGGGCTTCGCGTTAAGGATGGGATTGCACTCTACTGCTGCATTGCCGACGACGTGGAGCATACCATTCTGGTCTCCTCCTCGGTGGTGGAGCCAAAGCAGAAGCTCTCCTCCTTCGCGGCACTTAACTATGCCTTTGAAAAGTTTGAGCGGGAAATCCACGAAAACTTTGGAGTGGACTACATTGACCATCCTTGGCTGAAGCCGGTTCGCTACCCCTACAACCGTGCCGACAAATCGCAGGTGATGGCCAACTATCCCTTTTTTAACATCGAAAGCGAGGAGCTGCACGAGGTTGGTGTGGGACCGGTACATGCCGGAATTATTGAGCCCGGACATTTTCGCTTCCTCTGCAATGGAGAGCAGATTCTTCACCTCGAAATCCAGCTGGGATACCAGCACCGGGGAGTGGAGAGCCTTTTCCTTACCAAGAAGAATCTGCTGCAGCGCACCATCCTTGCCGAAGGTATTGCCGGCGATAGCGTGGTGGGCCATACAACCGCCTTTGCCTACCTGTGGGAGAGCTTAAGCGGCTTTGAACCATCAAACGATATACTCTACGCAAGAACGCTGGCGCAGGAGCTGGAGCGAATAGCCATCCACACCGGCGACCTCAGCGGTATTAGCACCGACATTGCCTACCAGCTCGGCAGTTCAGTATTTGGACGGCTACGCACACCCATTATCAACTACCTGCAGGAGTGGGGCGGAAATAGGCTTGGGAAAGGGCTGATACGGGTTGGCAAAAACCAGTTTCCCTACACTTCGGCCTTAGCCAATCGGCTTACGGAGGTGTTTAGCGCCTTTGTGCCCGATTTCTGCGAGATGAACGACCAGCTCTTTTCGCTTCCCAGCGCCCTTTCGCGGTTGGAGCGCACAGGAGCACTTACCACAGAGCAGCTTACCACCATTGGAGCGGTGGGTATGGCTGCACGAGCAAATACCCTTGCTCGGGATATTCGAAAATCGCACCCCTACGGGCTCTACCCCACGCTGAAGCATGAACCTATTATCAAGCACCATGGCGACGTTTACTCCCGCACCCAAATCCGGCGCGAGGAGGTAAAGCAGTCCATTGGCTACCTTAACCAGTGGATTGGTGATATACCAGCTGCAGAGCCGGAGAGGAAGATGGGGCCGTTGGCACCCAGCTCGTTTGCCATTTCGCTCACCGAGGGGTGGCGCGGCGAAATTTGCCATGCCGCCATTACCGACGAAAAGGGGGAGCTGCTGCTCTACAAGATTAAGGACCCCTCGTTCCACAACTGGTTGGCGCTGGCCTTGGCCGTGCGCAATAACGAGATTTCCGATTTCCCCATCTGTAACAAGAGCTTCAACCTCTCCTACAGTGGGCACGATTTGTAACCTTATGAGAAAAGCGGAACGCCATGCTAGATAATCTGAAAATACTATACCACCAAGGGAAACAGTTTATTCCCGATGTTACCACGGCTAAGGTTCCCGGCATATTTCGGGGTAGACCCATTATTAGCACCGAAAGCGTGGATGTGGACGCGCTGGTGGCACTTTGCCCCACCGATGCCATTGCCGCCAATCCGGTGAGCATCGACATGGGTAGGTGCGTATTCTGTGGCGAGTGCGCCCGAGTTTTTCCCAACAAGGTGCAGTTTACCACCGACTACAAGCTCTCCTCCAACGACCGCTCCAACCTGATTGTAAAGGAGGGCATCGACCAGCCCATTACGATGAATCCGGCACTGGTGCGTAAGGAGATTTACCGCCTCTTCAGTGGTTCGCTCAAGCTGCGGCAGGTTTCCGCTGGGGGTGATGGCAGTAGCGAGTGGGAGATGAATGCTGCCGGCAACGTGCAGTTCGACATGGGGCGTTTTGGTATTGAGTTTGTAGCCTCCCCACGCCATGCCGATGGCGTTGTGATTACCGGACCCATTTCGGCAAACATGGCCGAGGCGTTGGAGATTACCTTTGCTGCCACCCCTTCGCCCAAGCTGGTAATATTGGCCGGCACCGACGCCATTAGCGGTGGCATTTTTGCCGATAGCCCTGCTGTGAACAGGGCCTTTCTGGACAAACACCACGTAGACCTCTACATCCCCGGCAACCCCGTGCATCCGCTTACGCTTATCAATGGAATTCTTGGGTTGATAAAGTTGAGGTAGAGGAGGCTAATAGCAGATTAGGGATTTAGAGGATTAGGTAGGTGCTCAACCTTAAACCGTTGAAACGGTTACCAAAAACCGGTATACGTTGCTAACCCACGGTTGAAACCGTGGGCTATGGTGCTGGATGGCAAAGGTTGAATGCTGCTATTCCAGACCCGACCCTATTTAGACCTTCTCACGCTAGCCAGGACATGAAATGCAACGATGGCGTGGACGTCCTCGTCCGTGCCAACCTACTAGGCCAACACTCAGAAACCTTTATCTCTAGCCTAAAAAAGGTAATTACCGCAGCCTGCCATAGCGTGTAAAGCGGTAGCATGGGCCTGTGGCCCATAAGCTATACAGAGAAAGAGTGCAAGGCTTTAGCGGCATGTAGGTAGTAGTAATACCACAGCTGCTGCAGCCGGACGAAACGTCCTGTTGACAGCATTACACTTTGGGCAGGGCTGCTTTTTTGCCAAAAGGCTACCGAGGTTTTGCTATATTTGCTCTAGGGTAGGGTTGGTACGCACGGACAGCATGTCCACGCGATCGGGTATTTTTATATTTTTGGGAAGCATAAAGGTTTCGAACACCCCTAACAGCATGTCCGAGCGAGCGGGATTAACTATTATCGTACAATTTTTATTATTTTATTCCTTGCCGTGTTGGCATTTTGCATTGCTCCAGCTCCTTCAAATTCAAAAATAGTTTCATGGTCAAATCTTCCGTCATTCCATTCAATTGTCAAATATGCCAATTCGTTCTTCTTCTTTTTCTTCAACGCAAATGCAAAAATTCCTGTCATTAGTAATCGTCCAACAGTTACTCTCTTTTCAACAGTCGATAGGTCTTCGGCAAGTATATTTTTTATAAACTGGTTTTCAATTTCACCTTTCTTTACAGGCATTGCCATTGGCGTTTCTAGCATTATTTCAAGTTTATTGTCCTTTGGGAATATTGAGGTTTTTGGAATTGCGTCATTAATGTCAGGGTGTCCAGCTACATATTTTCCTATATCAACTTTAGCATCGAGCGAATAACCCAATTCGGTTAATTTTGCATTATTTTCTTTCTGTTTATTTGCAGCAGATATTCCTATAACCACAAGCAGAATACCAAATCCAACAATAATTAGCCACGCCATAACTTTACTTTTAATTAAGTTAACAATTTCAATTTATAGATCAATCACGGTCGCCGTACTTTCCCAAGAATTAGTTTCGTAAACATTCAGTTTACAGTAACCATTCATTACATTATATTCAAAATACGCTTTAATGTGTTTTTGAGGTTTTTCATCTACTCCATAAAATGCAGTCATTGGGTTATTGGGAAATACTGCATTTTCTTTTGAATCAAAGAAAACAATGTAATGAAACACTCCGCTATTCATACTTTCTTTTTTTTCGGTGCAAAACATTTTTAAAGTATCAAGATTTGGATTTCCTGAAATAACGTATAGTTCCATTTTATTTTCATTATTACCGACTAGCTCAGATTTAGTATCTACGAATGCGTAGGGATAGTTAACTTTAGGTTTTGTAGAGCAAGAAACCATTGTCAAAATTGCTAGGGCGAAGATTAATTTTTTCATATTTCTGTTAAAATTAAGATTTATTAAATATGTTTCAATTACCATAGGGCTGTTCTTTTTATTGTTGCCAACGTTTTGCGGTTTTATTTCATTCGGACTCAATGCCTTGTCTAAAAGAAAGAATTTTTTTGTCTGCTGCATTCCTGCCTACGATGCTGGTGCCACATGAAATATAGTCGTTGTTACTAACCGTAATATTTTAGTTTTTCTTTTCTGCTTCCCCAAATTTTCCATCAGGGCCATACATACCCAAATTTCCATTAGTTTCAATTATATAATATTCGTTATGTTTATTTTGTTTAAGTTCATAGCGTGTATTCCCATTGATTGTTTTTTTTATAAACTCATCATCACTTGAGCTACCGTCGCTAAACGCTTGGTTCATGAATATTTTATTATTCTTTTCATACAGCGTCATAAAGCATCCAGCATAAGGTCGTGTGTCTTGCCATTTTCCAATTACCCGCCCATCAACTTTCGTAGCGTTCAATTTTTTATCTTCCTCGGCGGTTGTCCCACCTATTTCAACGTTCAGGTCGGGAGTAAAATGACTAGTTGCCCAAGCTCCTGAGCCAGTTTTGGTCCCTTCTAAATTATAGAATATCCACAATTTGTCATAGGACTTCCTTGTTTCACGAAGTTTATTTGCAATTATAGTCAATTGTTCCTTTGATATTTTCTCCTTTAACACAATCTCAATATTGCATTTATTAATACCAAACTTTGGGTTGACATTTTCCGTTTCCGAAGTGATTCTAAATAAACTGTCAGGAACAACCGCTACGTCTTGATTCTGAATAGTGGTATTCAAAACTTCGGTTGTTTTGTTTTGTCCGCATGATGTCAGCAGAAGAATTGTCAAGGCGAAGATTAAATTTTTCATGTTCTCTGGGTTTTAATAATGGTTGCTAACTCGTTTATAGCCCCACCCATGGCGGTGTGCACAGCAATCCCCTTTTTGGCGCGGTTTGCTTTCACTAAATTATATACTTTTTTACAGAATATCAAGGAAGAGTCCCTTTTTTCTTTAAGTTCAAAGCGCCTTGCAGCGGTACTGAGGCCCATGGCATGCCAAAAGGCTGCATATTTGGCTACTTAACGCTAAACAGGTGAAATACTTCACGGCTGCCATCGAGGGTTAGCGCATACTCCCCAGGTTGCATACCGGACAGCACCAGCAAGTATGAACTCTCCCCAAACTTGCGTGCATCGTATGAAATGAACTCAATGCCGTTGTTTGGTATGCCACTGGTAGCTTCAACATAGCGGTAATCTTTTTTTACGCTCAGCTTGAAAACATTTACAACACTGCTGGGTTCCAAACTATTGTTGGAAACACGAACAATTATGCGTATAGCTCCATCCTTGGGGCTTAGAGAAACAGGGGAGGCACTTCCATTTACCTTGGAAGTTATTTTGGCTTTTCCAATAAATCCACCAGCAATTGGAATATAGGCACTGGCGCTAGCTCTTGCAGAACCGTAGGCAGTTTGCTTTTCAAGCGGGATGGTGGTGGAGTCGCTGAGCACCGCAACAGCGTTGCCAATAAACTCCGGTTCCTGCTGCGCCACGGCCACGGAGGTCAGGCAGGCAAGGGCAATTAAAAGGGTCAATTTTTTTGTCATGGTTTAGCTGTTATTTAATTCTTGGGTAAAGTATCTGGTTCTTCTGGTCGACTCATTTATATATGCTAAAAACTGTATACACCCCCACGGCGGTATGCACAGCAACTCCCCTTTGGCGCGGTTTGCTTTCACTAAATTATATACTTTTTTACATATTATCAAGGAAGGGCACTTTTTTCTTTAAGTTCTATGCGTTGCGCAGCGTCAGCGCTGTGAGGGTTACCACCCTGCTTTCCCGAACAAACAGCGCAACGCTCGGGCGGCTGGAGGCAGCGTACCCTGCGCCGGGCTGTGCCGAGCTGAGCTGGAGGCAGCGTACCCAACGCCGGGCTGTTCCGAGCTGAGTTGGAGGCGGCGTACCCTGCACCGGGCTGTGCCGAGCTGGGTTGAGGGCGGCGTACTCAGCGCCGGGCTGTGCCGAGCTGGGTTGGAGGCAGCGTACTGTACGCTGGGCTGCGCCGAGCTGGGTTGAAGGCGGCGTACCCTGCGCCGGGCTGTTCCGAACTGGGCTGGAGGCGGCGTACCCTGCGCCGGGCTGTTCCGAGCTGGGTTGGCGGCGGCGTACTCAACGCCAGACAGTTCCGAGCTGGGTTGAAGGCGGCGTACCCTGCGCCGGGTTGTTCCGAGCTGGGTTGGAGGCAGCTTACCCTGCGCCGAATTGTCCTGTTTGCGCTAGAATACAGGTAAACTGTTGAAACGGTTATGTTTTCCAATTCATTATCGAAACCCACGGTTAAAACCGTGGGCAATGAGGTACAATAACAATGGGGAAATTGGAATTCCAACCATTTTGTCCAGCTTGCCAACTCACCTGATAAATTACCCTATTTTCCAGTTTCTTCCTTCCAAATCTCAGGATCTCGACTTGTGCTTATCACCGCCAAA is a window encoding:
- a CDS encoding proton-conducting transporter membrane subunit; this translates as MTGLFLTGAYTIGGLLFVNRNKRINSLLLIAYEILLWGFTIFACFNYKHTELDYFAFDSLGILLLITLSIISIPALIHSHLYISRQGEKPQSRSIYFAAMVVLLTSISAAYLANHIAVVWIFAELTTLSASALIYHHRNKLALEGTWKYVFICAISISLVFVGILFLSLSLNQAGNKDLSFANLMAHSQELNPFWLRLAFLFIFTGFTAKIGLVPMYTAGIDAKDKAPGPAAAILSSVLMNMGFVAIFRTYAILAHTSLYHWANTIIFVAAILSIFVATVYMMKVMNIKRMFAYSSIEHMGIVMLGVAAGGIGFYAAILHVILHSFVKSSLFFQYNQVYRVFQDKNIYHLGNYFKYNPTGAVVLLFGFISATAMPPSGLFVSEFLIFRSLFEGQHLVMLLVALLLLTIIIWAFGKNILKILFTPAVGFDDSHVPHIRPLESLSQLVLLFGAVWLGLNPPAAFVHLIQDAVSILPM
- a CDS encoding NADH-quinone oxidoreductase subunit H, whose protein sequence is MLSFVLIALASLFFTGVIIRTKSITAGRKGPGIMQPVKDVIRLMKKGAVYSQTTSIVFRLAPVVYFCTVAMAALLIPFGSSRGVISFNGDFIFFAYLLGLGKFFNIIAAMDTGSSFEGMGASREALYSLFAEPAFFIILGSYITYALAVLAALVLAMIAMIENSRLPIDDPKTHLELTMVHEVMILDNSGFDLGLILYAGYLKFAIFGAIIANLFTGGMSLLWALVVFVGTQFSFAVVIGLIESFMARFRMNHNAQFIFALSSVSFLIFLGVLLVLGKFI